The DNA region ACCTGATTTGCCCTATTAATCCCTACATAACAGTCTTGCCAAGTGGTTATTGTTTCCCATAAATTATAATCTGTTACATTAAAGACATCAAAATTATTGATTAATATACCATTAGGACTTGTACTAAATCCTTCATCAGATCGAATAATAGTTAGAAAAAATTGATTTCTTGCTAATCCAACTCTATGAAATGTACTATAAATTGAATTAATTCCAGACTGGGCATCATTAGCAGTTTTCCAAAATTTATCTATAGTTGGAGCATTGGGATTATCGATATCTAGATCATGTTTACATGAACTAAAAACAAAAAGTATTGAAAGAAAAAATATTGTTATTATTTTCATCTTAATTAATTTTATTAATTATTTAAAACTCAAGATTGATTCCTAAAGAAAAAATTCGACTAGAAGGCCAGTATCCTCCATCAAAACCTCTTTGGCCAAGATTACCATTTGCTACATCCGGATCCATTCCTTTATATTTTGTTATAGTGAATAAATTTTGAGCGCTTGCGGAAACTCTTAATGTTTTTAGACCAAGTCGGTTTAACCAATTTGGCTCAAAACCATAGCCAATTTCAAAATTTCGAAGTCTAACATAGGAGCCGTTCTCTAACCACCTATCTGTCTGTGCCATATTATTGGCCGCTATAGATAAGTCAACTCCGTTATCAACGCCGAGTCTGGGATCAGATGTATTTGTATTGTCAGGAGTCCAAGGGCTTAAATCTCTTCTAAAATTTGTCAATTGATAACCATCTAATCCCGCACGAACGCCATTATAAATTTTATTACCAAAAATGCCTATAAATTGAACATTGACATTAAATCCTTTGTACGTACCATTAAATTGCAATCCAGTTTGTAAAGTAGGCCAAGGGGAACCTTCAAATGCTCTATCCGCATTAGTAATCTGCCCATCTCCATTCAAATCTTTATATTTTATATCTCCGGGTTTAGCATTAGGTTGTATAACTACTCCAGCGACATTTTTATAATTGAGCACTTCTTCATAACTTTGAAATAATCCATCCGTTTGTATAACATACCAGGCACCCATGGCATGACCCACTTGTGATCTTGCAAAGGTTGCAGACTCTAGATAATCTATAGCCTTGCCACTTGCATCTACACCTTGATCACCCACTGATAGTACCGTATTTTTTATAGTGGTAAAATTTCCTGAAACATCCCATTTAAATGGTCCCGAATTATTTCTATAAGTAGCAGAAAACTCCACACCCGTATTGCGAATTGATCCACTATTTAAGAAGGGAGATCCACTTGTACCTAGATAATTAGCCAAAGGCACTTGTAGTAATACGTCTTTTGAGATGGATCTATACCAATCGAAGGAAAAAGAAAGCCTATTATTTAAGATTGCTGCATCAAAACCAATATCACTTTGCTGTCTTTTTTCCCACCGAATATTGGGATTTAAAACAGCAGCTCTATATTGCCCCAAATTAGCAATTTGAGGCTGCCCATAAATACCTCTAGCGGTACTACTGACTAGACCCAAATAATCCCAAGAACCAAGAGCATCACTAAATCCTAATTTACCATAGGAGCCTCTCAATTTTAAATCACTTATCCAATCTACATTAAAGAATTTCTCTTTCGAAATACGCCAAGCAGCGGCCATAGATGGAAAATAGCCTGTTCTATGACTAGGCGCAAATCTTGAAGACTTATCAATACGCCCCGTTAAGGTTAATAAATATTTATCATTGTAAGTATAATTTATCCTACTAAGCCAACCATGATTTCTCCATTCTGAAGTTGTCCCTCCGTTCACTGAGGCACTTCCTACGGCAGAACCTATAGTTGTATATAACGTTCCATCAAAATTTTGTAAATTAGTTCTTGCTGCGGTGGTGTAATCTTGTTGCTGCGCAATACGTGAAAATCCTACCACACCATTTATACTATGTAATCCAAATCTTTTATTAAAGTTTAATGTATGTTCTAACAATATATTTAAAAATCGCGCACGATTTTCAGAGACAAATGTCGGGGATGGCTGATTAGTATATCTCCACACTCCTGTATCCCTTACTTCTTTAGTGTAGTCATAACTTACTTCAAGCCCAGCATTAAATTTATAATCCAACCAATTTGTTAGTTTGAGACCAGCATAAACATTTCCAATTACTTTTCCATAGGCAATACTTATTTTATCCAAAGAAGCAGCTGCAAGATAATTGTTAGCATAAGAAGGATTATCAGTAGAGCCCATCCCCCAACCTTGAGGATTAGATGGATAATTGATTGGATCAGTATAAGATGGATCTTGTACTTTGATTGTAGGAAGCATCATAGATGTATTTGTAAATGCATTTACACCTCCACCAGGATATTTATTATTTGAGGCTGTTAATGTTAAATTTTCACCGAATGTTAAAATACCCTTTTTAACCTCAGAATTTATTCTAAAAGAAGCCCTATTAAAGGAATTCCCCACTACAGTTCCATCATTTTGATAATATCCACCAGAGATAAAATACTTAGATGTTGGAGATCCTCCTGAAACAGAAACATTATAATCTTGGTAACTACTTGCACGATAAACAGCTTTCTGCCAATCAACATCTATCGTATTATTTGCCAATTGTGAGCTCACAAAAGATGGCAAAGTAGCATTAGAATTAGCATAAGCTTGAGATACTGTTTGTAAGTATTGTGGAGCATCCATTAATTTCATCTGACGAGGAATGGATTGCCTTCCATATTTTGCACTAAAAGCAATTATTGGAGGTCCATTTTTTCCTTTTTTTGTAGTTATAATAACTACTCCATTTCCTGCTCTTGATCCATATATAGCAGCAGCAGATGCATCTTTAAGTATTTGTAGAGACTCAATATCATCAGGATTAATTGTAACATTTGCGTCTGAGAGCATACCATCGATAACATACAAAGGACTGGCATTAGAAAAACTACCGACACCCCTAATTTCTATTAAGGAATTTTGACCCGGAGCGCCTCCATTTCTTACTGTTACTCCAGGAATTGTTCCTTGTATTGACTCTGCGATTGTTCCTGCTGATATTTTTCGAGCATTATTCATATTTGCAACACCCGTTGCTCCAGTCAAATCCTTTTTTAGAACACTTTGATAACCAATTACAACAACTTCATTGAGGTCAGTGTGGGTAAAAGCCAATGTAATTATTATATCTTGCTGATCTGTTATAAATAGTTTTTTCTCTTCATGACCTATAGACCTTATTTCCAAAGAATCTCCATCTGCTATTTGTATTTGAAAACGGCCACTATCATCAGAAATTACTTTTTGATTTTTTCCAATTATGTTAATTGTAGCAGCCGAGATCGGAGAACCACTATCTTCTATTATTTTCCCTTTTAATAATCTACTAGTTTGCTGACTATGAAGGGAATTAGTAATCATTAATAACGTACAAAAAAGTAATAATTGACCGTAAACTCTTTGCAGTAGGATAAGTCTCGATTTAGTAGAGCCGTTTTTCTTATATTTCATATGTGCAATTTTTATTTTAGTTAAGAATTTTATGAGTGTTAAATCAAAAATTTAACTTCTATTTTTTTTAAAAAATCATAAAACCGTACTATTACATTAATTCAAACAATCGTTAAGCAATTCCAGGCAACTTGGAAAACAACTATTTTGGTTGTTGCTGTGAATACAAAAGTCATTTTTTTTATGAAATAGTATTCAACATATTATTTCATACTTTCTACAATTTGTCTCAATTACAAAATCTAACGCTTTATATTTATAAATGATTTTTGTAATATTGTAAACATTATAAACGATTGCAGATTTTTGAAAATATTACACAAAAAGATTACATTGGCATATCAACAACTAATGAGCATCTTAAAAATCAATATATTTTATAAGATTTTCTTCTTGACATTCATACTTAGTCTATTTGGAAATAAAGGAATCTTTTCTCAATCCTATTATTTCAAACACAATCAGGTAGAAAAGGGACTATCAAATAATACAGTTTTTTGTTGTATTCAAGATAAAGATGGATTTATCTGGATGGGTACAAAAGATGGCTTAAATAGGTACGATGGGAATGAGTTTAAGATTTATCATAATTTCACGTATAAAAATGGGCAAAGAGATAATTATATTAGAACACTTTATTTAGATAATATTGGTATAATATATATTGGTACAAGGACTGGTGTTTTCAAATATCAAAAAGAAGATAATATTTTCACCCCGATTTTATTTACAGGTGAAGAAATCAATGATTTAAAAAAAGATAGCGAAAATAATTTATGGATTATCTCTAATCATCAACTTTTTCGCATAAAGAACAAGACTATAAAACGATATAGTAATTTAGATCACCTTGGCTTAACATCCCTATGTATAGACAAGCAAGGTGTAGTCTGGATAAGTACTGATATTGGCATATTAAAAAAATGGAATAGTTATAAAGATACCTTTGAAGATGTAGATTTATTTCCTAATAAGAATAATGCTAGTGATGCACATATTGAAAAACTATATACAGACTCTGATGGAAAAATATGGATAGGAACTGCATCAAACGGAATTGTTAGATTTGATCCACAAACACATACAAAAACTACAATAGATTTTAAGGATGAATTGCTAAATCATATTTATGTTAGAGATTTCATAGAATACGACAAATATGAACTTTGGATTGCTACCGAATATGGAATAGTTATTTATAATACTCAAACCAAAAAATCTACACATTTATATCATATATATGGAAACGATTATAGTTTAGCTAGTAATGCTATATACTGTCTATTAAAAGATGCAGAAGGCGGAGTATGGATAGGATCCTATTTTGGAGGGGTAGACTATTATAACAAAAGGTACAGTTATTTTGAAAAATATTTTGTTCAAAGCCAATCTACTAATATTAGCGGAAATATAGTTAGAGAAATAGTTGCAGACTATAAAAATAATCTTTGGATTGGTACAGAAGATGGGGGCCTTAACAAATTAGATATTAACAACCATAATATTACTCAATTAAATCCGTCAAAAAACAAAACGAATCTTTCTTATTTTAATATTCATGGCTTACTTCCTATTGGTAGCAAATTATATGTGGGTACATTTGAACACGGACTAGATGTATTAAATATTAATACTAATAAAATTTTAGAGCATTATAATGAGACCTATGGTCAAACATCTTTAATGAACAAGTTTTTTGTTTGCTTTGCTAAACTATCCGAAGAAAATATACTATGTGGTATGCGATATGGTTTATATATCTTTAATACAAAAACAAAAAAAATTAATCCAGTATCAGATAAATTACAAATGTTAATCACCTCAATATTAGTAATTGATCAAAATAATATTTGGATAGGTACGTATGACAAAGGATTATATCACCTCAATATGAGCAACAAAGAAGTAAATCCAATATCTCTTAATCATACAGAAATAAAACAAACTTATATAGGAATTACCTCCTTAACAAAAGATAGCTTAGGCAATGTATGGGTCGGTACAGAAGGGGAAGGCATGTTCATTTTAAATTCCTCGAAATCTAATATAAAGAATATCTCTCAAGAAAATGGATTACCAAGCAATTCTGTCTATAAAATCATCCTATATGACAACGAAAACATATGGCTATCAACAGCAAAGGGGTTAGTGAATTTAGATCCTAGAAATTATCATATAAAAAAGATTTATACTATGTCTGATGGATTATTAAGTGATCAATTTAACTACAATTCGGGACATAAAGCCGCTAATGGAAAACTATATTTTGGAAGTGTAAAAGGGCTAATAAGTTTTGATCCTAATAATATATTGAATACTAATTACCAAGCGCCAATACAGATAACTAATATTTCTATAAATGGTCACGACATTCCCCATTCTAATAGTTTGGAAAAAAATAAAAGATGCAATGATTCTATTCTTTTAACACATCAAAACAATTCAATTTCAATTAATTATTCCTCCCTAAGTTATATATCGCCCGAAAAAATAAACTATCGATATAAATTAATTGGAAGTAATAAAAATTGGCAATACTTGCGAACGAATCAAACAATCAATTTTAGTGCCTTACCAACTGGTAATTATATTTTTTATGTTCAGGCTACGTCAGACAATGCGAACTGGAACAATGCCATAGGGAAACTTTATATACAAATATTACCTACCTTTTGGCAGAGTCCTATAGCGATAATTTTATATTTTCTTGTTTCTATCGCAATAATTGTAGTACTAATATTCTTTTATCATATAAAAACAATCAAAAAGAATAATAAGAAGATAAAGGAAATGGAGCTACTAAAGGAAAAGGAAATATATGAGCGAAGAATAGATTTTTTGGTAAAATTTGCCCATGAGATACGAA from Rhizosphaericola mali includes:
- a CDS encoding SusC/RagA family TonB-linked outer membrane protein translates to MKYKKNGSTKSRLILLQRVYGQLLLFCTLLMITNSLHSQQTSRLLKGKIIEDSGSPISAATINIIGKNQKVISDDSGRFQIQIADGDSLEIRSIGHEEKKLFITDQQDIIITLAFTHTDLNEVVVIGYQSVLKKDLTGATGVANMNNARKISAGTIAESIQGTIPGVTVRNGGAPGQNSLIEIRGVGSFSNASPLYVIDGMLSDANVTINPDDIESLQILKDASAAAIYGSRAGNGVVIITTKKGKNGPPIIAFSAKYGRQSIPRQMKLMDAPQYLQTVSQAYANSNATLPSFVSSQLANNTIDVDWQKAVYRASSYQDYNVSVSGGSPTSKYFISGGYYQNDGTVVGNSFNRASFRINSEVKKGILTFGENLTLTASNNKYPGGGVNAFTNTSMMLPTIKVQDPSYTDPINYPSNPQGWGMGSTDNPSYANNYLAAASLDKISIAYGKVIGNVYAGLKLTNWLDYKFNAGLEVSYDYTKEVRDTGVWRYTNQPSPTFVSENRARFLNILLEHTLNFNKRFGLHSINGVVGFSRIAQQQDYTTAARTNLQNFDGTLYTTIGSAVGSASVNGGTTSEWRNHGWLSRINYTYNDKYLLTLTGRIDKSSRFAPSHRTGYFPSMAAAWRISKEKFFNVDWISDLKLRGSYGKLGFSDALGSWDYLGLVSSTARGIYGQPQIANLGQYRAAVLNPNIRWEKRQQSDIGFDAAILNNRLSFSFDWYRSISKDVLLQVPLANYLGTSGSPFLNSGSIRNTGVEFSATYRNNSGPFKWDVSGNFTTIKNTVLSVGDQGVDASGKAIDYLESATFARSQVGHAMGAWYVIQTDGLFQSYEEVLNYKNVAGVVIQPNAKPGDIKYKDLNGDGQITNADRAFEGSPWPTLQTGLQFNGTYKGFNVNVQFIGIFGNKIYNGVRAGLDGYQLTNFRRDLSPWTPDNTNTSDPRLGVDNGVDLSIAANNMAQTDRWLENGSYVRLRNFEIGYGFEPNWLNRLGLKTLRVSASAQNLFTITKYKGMDPDVANGNLGQRGFDGGYWPSSRIFSLGINLEF
- a CDS encoding sensor histidine kinase — translated: MSILKINIFYKIFFLTFILSLFGNKGIFSQSYYFKHNQVEKGLSNNTVFCCIQDKDGFIWMGTKDGLNRYDGNEFKIYHNFTYKNGQRDNYIRTLYLDNIGIIYIGTRTGVFKYQKEDNIFTPILFTGEEINDLKKDSENNLWIISNHQLFRIKNKTIKRYSNLDHLGLTSLCIDKQGVVWISTDIGILKKWNSYKDTFEDVDLFPNKNNASDAHIEKLYTDSDGKIWIGTASNGIVRFDPQTHTKTTIDFKDELLNHIYVRDFIEYDKYELWIATEYGIVIYNTQTKKSTHLYHIYGNDYSLASNAIYCLLKDAEGGVWIGSYFGGVDYYNKRYSYFEKYFVQSQSTNISGNIVREIVADYKNNLWIGTEDGGLNKLDINNHNITQLNPSKNKTNLSYFNIHGLLPIGSKLYVGTFEHGLDVLNINTNKILEHYNETYGQTSLMNKFFVCFAKLSEENILCGMRYGLYIFNTKTKKINPVSDKLQMLITSILVIDQNNIWIGTYDKGLYHLNMSNKEVNPISLNHTEIKQTYIGITSLTKDSLGNVWVGTEGEGMFILNSSKSNIKNISQENGLPSNSVYKIILYDNENIWLSTAKGLVNLDPRNYHIKKIYTMSDGLLSDQFNYNSGHKAANGKLYFGSVKGLISFDPNNILNTNYQAPIQITNISINGHDIPHSNSLEKNKRCNDSILLTHQNNSISINYSSLSYISPEKINYRYKLIGSNKNWQYLRTNQTINFSALPTGNYIFYVQATSDNANWNNAIGKLYIQILPTFWQSPIAIILYFLVSIAIIVVLIFFYHIKTIKKNNKKIKEMELLKEKEIYERRIDFLVKFAHEIRTPLTLIKAPLEKIKSLIANQPKVEKQLQTMERNTERIISISNELLDFRKVEVTGYQLHLIEINIVPLIESIISSFFEIAKERKIEFSFKKNQNAYIIKADKEAIQKIITNLLENAIKYSNSIVEIKLYSDIENKIYISFKNDGDKIPIDQAEKIFEPYYRLSNNKHITGTGLGLAISKSLSILQKGQLTYDTKEQVFNIFILTFPLSM